In the Thermocrinis sp. genome, one interval contains:
- the mtnA gene encoding S-methyl-5-thioribose-1-phosphate isomerase, protein MQVKAFRWDGQKLWLLDQRKLPDLEEWIALEDHLQTAQAIKEMVVRGAPAIGCVSAYGFVLGVKKGEDPKVVYEVLRNTRPTAYNLFYALDRMMDAYKRGEDLEATAKAIEEEDYQANVRMAQIGNELIPKNARILTHCNTGALATAGFGTALGVIRQAHYSGKSIFVWVDETRPYLQGSRLTAWELLKEGIPHKIITDSTAGFLMKNGLVDCVIVGADRITKGGDVANKIGTYTLSVLAKAHRIPFYVVAPSSTIDYSIESGEEILIEERSEEEVKRFKNCQFAPEASPALHLAFDITPAENITAIITEKGIWKPT, encoded by the coding sequence ATGCAAGTAAAAGCTTTTAGGTGGGACGGTCAAAAACTTTGGCTTTTGGATCAGAGAAAACTACCTGATTTGGAGGAGTGGATAGCCTTAGAGGACCATCTCCAGACCGCACAGGCTATAAAAGAAATGGTAGTGAGGGGAGCTCCAGCCATAGGTTGTGTTTCCGCTTACGGCTTTGTTCTCGGAGTCAAAAAGGGAGAAGATCCGAAAGTAGTCTATGAAGTTCTGAGAAACACCAGACCTACAGCTTACAATCTATTTTATGCCTTAGATAGGATGATGGATGCTTACAAAAGAGGAGAAGACTTAGAGGCTACCGCAAAGGCTATAGAAGAAGAGGACTATCAGGCTAACGTGAGAATGGCACAGATAGGCAATGAGCTTATACCTAAGAACGCAAGGATCTTGACCCATTGCAACACAGGAGCCTTAGCTACCGCAGGCTTTGGGACCGCCTTGGGGGTTATCAGACAAGCCCATTACTCAGGAAAGTCCATCTTTGTGTGGGTAGACGAAACAAGACCCTACCTTCAAGGTTCCCGCCTGACCGCCTGGGAACTTCTAAAGGAAGGCATACCCCACAAGATAATTACCGACTCTACCGCAGGCTTTTTAATGAAAAATGGTCTGGTGGATTGTGTGATAGTGGGTGCGGACAGGATTACCAAAGGGGGAGATGTAGCAAACAAGATAGGAACATATACCCTTTCAGTTTTGGCAAAAGCTCACCGCATACCATTTTACGTAGTAGCCCCAAGCTCTACCATAGACTACAGCATAGAAAGTGGAGAAGAGATACTCATAGAAGAACGCTCAGAAGAGGAGGTAAAAAGGTTCAAAAACTGCCAGTTTGCACCAGAAGCTTCTCCTGCCCTTCACCTTGCTTTTGATATCACCCCTGCGGAGAACATAACTGCAATAATTACAGAAAAAGGCATTTGGAAACCCACATGA